A genomic segment from Cryptosporangium aurantiacum encodes:
- a CDS encoding toll/interleukin-1 receptor domain-containing protein, whose translation MPTFFVSYTTTDERWAEWIAGVLRDAGYGVVLQKWHMVPGTHWLAEMDRAMRESSHTIAVVSAAYLRSAYGTAEWQEAYRTDREGRHRRLIPVRIEDCAVDGLLARVTRLDLVDLPPDVAAERLLDGIRAVLTGSAEPTGPITYPGRASSAYVEQVWQIAPPTLDGRDAELAELAAFCTAPDGPSYAWWRASAWTGKTALLSWFVLHPPAKTRVVSFFVTARFAANSDRSAFTEVLLEQLGDVTGQALPSFLPAATREARLLRELGAAAEVSARRGERLVLVVDGLDEDARTDGRSIAALLPVRPPENLRIVVAGRPDPPLPDDVPGGHPLTDAATVVRDLPGSPHAAAAIRPLPASAAVVRDLPGSPHAAVVRADMQRELDRLWNGSTLEQDLLALVVAAGGGLSTADLAALADGDASEYAVERAVGSRTFATRRGHWTGATVHVLGHEELHREAVRRLGPGRLGELRGRLHAWADQYRARGWPPDTPEYLLRGYFRLLQDAGDLPRLVACATDRARHDRMLDVVGGDTAALAEIADAQHAVRGAAVAPGAGVDAVRGAGVDLAVMARLAVHRTRITERNANIPALLPAVWARLGHGTRAEELARALATRPDRRVRALAELAVALSGGSASGSDRSGDGASREGASDAGRAERADELVRLAEQIGRAVITSVADRRHVLRELCRVLLRGGDLTAAERVARGADDPAEVAGALVRLGQDALELRRPDQAEALFRGLDDPVYRLFGLGHLAQHLADAEPGRARALIGEVRKGASRIQDDQDRSRVAGTAAIALARLGALDDASRVAAREIPHQEFQARAWLAVAQHAVRAGETGRALRLVRRVDKRTVYLLLDYLDDLWEPMADILARAGRPDEAARIAERYSDEPTPAAWLSTRVRLGALAARGGDPDRVVAIARQITEPADQDAVRVVLSAALAEAGDLVAAERIAHRVAHPAERGRALLALAAALTSAHNRDAAARPQDAADRDGSERGRAGRDGAGRDGAGRDGAGRDGAGRAAAGGAGLGVPGRDGAARDEPARSRSGRGAAGWGGAGWGGAGREAAGWGGADLGRAERIVRAIPLPDARADGLVALSVAALDAGDHAAAIAWAREAEQVARAAVDQVESDRAHAELSRSAARAGLLDDAERAARRIQDLPARVHALSDVARAAAVAGDDARVRRLATDLRVAAARIEDPDQRLSARIAACLVTARAGDVDGARRVATEIDDRLHGSFRARAALAAELAGAGNVAAALNLARSARFVRDRAKALASVAIALVTTAAPGAGRGASAPATSGAAPGETAAAASGADGCGGGVAGETVAAVLQEAEAALAGHATGAFLSGSDAVAAALLETGDAVGARRVVGDDPPADGSYLSRERVRVLLATTSDLDHAEKVIRAMADPHAGIGGFLQLIRATAETGQYDRARALADELPGRYRTVGLLQLSVTAAGSGAYALADRVAREIDNDDDRGRALASLAEAYHHAGYPDRAVALLAEVMSTGHWAGPALGVLPDVAPAAIATLSTLVCDGPPFAADRRRGVQT comes from the coding sequence GTGCCCACGTTCTTCGTGTCCTACACGACGACCGACGAGCGGTGGGCCGAGTGGATCGCCGGCGTGCTCCGGGACGCCGGGTACGGCGTCGTCCTGCAAAAATGGCACATGGTGCCGGGCACGCACTGGCTGGCCGAGATGGACCGCGCGATGCGGGAATCCAGCCACACGATCGCGGTGGTCTCGGCGGCGTACCTGCGGTCGGCGTACGGCACCGCGGAGTGGCAGGAGGCGTACCGCACCGACCGTGAGGGCAGGCACCGGCGCCTGATCCCGGTCCGGATCGAGGACTGCGCCGTCGACGGGCTGCTCGCCCGGGTGACCCGGCTGGACCTGGTCGACCTGCCGCCGGACGTGGCCGCCGAACGACTCCTCGACGGCATCCGCGCGGTGCTCACGGGCTCGGCCGAGCCCACGGGGCCGATCACCTACCCCGGCCGGGCGTCCTCGGCGTACGTCGAGCAGGTCTGGCAGATCGCCCCGCCGACCCTGGACGGTCGCGACGCGGAACTCGCCGAGCTGGCCGCGTTCTGCACCGCGCCGGACGGCCCGTCCTACGCCTGGTGGCGGGCGAGCGCGTGGACCGGCAAGACCGCGCTGCTGTCCTGGTTCGTTCTGCACCCGCCGGCGAAGACCCGGGTCGTCTCGTTCTTCGTCACTGCCCGCTTCGCGGCCAACAGCGACCGGTCCGCGTTCACCGAGGTTCTGCTCGAACAACTGGGGGACGTCACGGGGCAGGCGCTTCCGTCGTTCCTGCCCGCCGCAACCCGGGAGGCGCGGCTGTTACGCGAGCTCGGAGCCGCTGCCGAGGTGTCGGCGCGGCGCGGGGAGCGGCTCGTCCTGGTCGTCGACGGGCTCGACGAGGACGCGCGGACCGACGGGCGCAGCATCGCCGCGTTGCTGCCCGTCCGTCCACCGGAGAACCTCCGAATCGTCGTCGCGGGGCGTCCGGACCCGCCGCTGCCCGACGACGTCCCCGGCGGTCATCCGCTGACCGACGCCGCAACCGTCGTCCGGGATCTTCCCGGCTCACCGCACGCGGCGGCGGCCATCCGTCCGCTTCCCGCCTCGGCGGCCGTCGTCCGGGATCTTCCCGGGTCACCGCACGCGGCGGTCGTCCGCGCGGACATGCAGCGGGAGCTCGACCGGCTCTGGAACGGCAGCACACTGGAGCAGGATCTGCTCGCGCTGGTCGTCGCGGCCGGTGGCGGCCTGTCGACCGCCGACCTCGCGGCGCTGGCCGACGGGGACGCGTCGGAGTACGCGGTGGAGCGCGCGGTCGGGAGCCGGACGTTCGCCACGCGCCGCGGACACTGGACCGGCGCGACCGTCCACGTGCTCGGGCACGAAGAGCTGCACCGGGAAGCCGTACGACGTCTCGGCCCCGGTCGGCTGGGCGAGTTGCGCGGCCGGTTGCACGCCTGGGCGGACCAGTATCGTGCTCGTGGCTGGCCGCCGGACACTCCCGAGTACCTGCTCCGCGGCTACTTCCGGCTGCTCCAGGACGCCGGTGACCTGCCACGTCTGGTCGCCTGCGCCACCGATCGGGCCCGCCACGACCGCATGCTCGACGTCGTCGGGGGCGACACCGCGGCCTTGGCCGAGATCGCCGACGCCCAGCACGCCGTGCGGGGCGCCGCGGTTGCGCCGGGCGCCGGAGTTGACGCGGTGCGGGGCGCCGGGGTCGACCTCGCGGTGATGGCGCGGCTCGCCGTGCATCGCACCCGGATCACCGAGCGGAACGCCAACATTCCGGCGCTGCTCCCGGCGGTCTGGGCGCGGCTCGGACACGGCACCCGCGCCGAGGAGCTGGCGCGAGCACTGGCGACCCGCCCGGATCGCCGCGTTCGCGCACTGGCCGAACTCGCGGTCGCGTTGTCCGGCGGGAGTGCGTCCGGCTCGGACAGGTCCGGTGACGGTGCGTCCCGCGAGGGAGCCTCCGACGCGGGGCGGGCCGAGCGGGCTGACGAGTTGGTGCGGCTCGCTGAGCAGATCGGGCGGGCGGTGATCACCTCGGTCGCGGATCGCCGCCACGTGCTGCGGGAACTCTGCCGCGTCCTGCTGCGGGGCGGCGACCTGACCGCAGCCGAGCGAGTGGCACGCGGCGCCGACGACCCGGCCGAGGTGGCCGGAGCGCTGGTCAGGCTGGGGCAGGACGCGCTCGAGCTCAGGCGCCCGGACCAGGCCGAAGCGCTGTTCCGCGGCCTGGACGATCCGGTGTATCGCCTGTTCGGGCTCGGCCACCTGGCCCAGCACCTCGCGGACGCCGAGCCCGGACGCGCCCGCGCGTTGATCGGCGAGGTCCGGAAGGGAGCGTCGCGGATCCAGGACGACCAGGACCGCTCCCGCGTCGCCGGAACCGCGGCGATCGCGCTGGCGCGGCTCGGAGCGCTCGACGACGCTTCGCGGGTCGCCGCGCGGGAGATCCCGCACCAGGAGTTCCAGGCCCGGGCGTGGCTGGCCGTGGCGCAGCACGCCGTTCGCGCGGGGGAGACCGGGCGTGCGCTCCGGCTGGTCCGCCGGGTCGACAAACGGACCGTGTACCTGCTGCTGGACTACCTGGACGACCTCTGGGAGCCGATGGCCGACATCCTGGCCCGCGCGGGCCGGCCGGACGAGGCAGCGCGGATCGCCGAGCGGTACAGCGACGAGCCCACGCCGGCCGCGTGGCTGAGCACACGCGTGCGCCTGGGCGCTCTGGCGGCCCGGGGCGGAGATCCCGACCGCGTCGTCGCGATCGCGCGTCAGATCACCGAGCCCGCGGACCAGGACGCGGTCCGGGTGGTGCTCAGCGCGGCGCTGGCCGAGGCGGGGGACCTCGTCGCGGCCGAGCGGATCGCACACCGCGTCGCCCACCCCGCCGAGCGCGGCCGAGCCCTGCTCGCCCTCGCCGCCGCGCTCACCTCCGCCCACAATCGAGACGCAGCCGCCCGCCCTCAAGACGCAGCCGACCGGGACGGATCCGAGCGGGGCCGCGCTGGCCGGGACGGGGCTGGCCGGGACGGGGCTGGCCGGGACGGGGCTGGCCGGGACGGGGCCGGCCGGGCCGCGGCTGGCGGGGCCGGGCTTGGCGTTCCCGGTCGGGACGGCGCCGCCCGGGATGAGCCCGCGCGGAGCCGCTCGGGCCGGGGTGCGGCTGGCTGGGGCGGGGCCGGCTGGGGCGGGGCTGGCCGGGAGGCGGCTGGCTGGGGCGGGGCTGATCTGGGCCGGGCGGAGCGGATCGTGCGCGCGATCCCGCTGCCCGACGCGCGAGCGGACGGGCTGGTGGCGCTGAGCGTCGCCGCGCTGGACGCCGGTGACCACGCGGCGGCGATCGCCTGGGCGCGGGAGGCCGAGCAGGTGGCCCGGGCCGCGGTCGACCAGGTCGAGTCCGATCGGGCCCACGCGGAGCTGAGCCGGAGCGCCGCCAGAGCAGGTCTCCTGGACGACGCCGAGCGCGCGGCGCGACGCATCCAGGACCTGCCCGCCCGCGTGCACGCGCTGAGCGATGTCGCCCGCGCCGCGGCCGTGGCCGGAGACGACGCCCGCGTCCGGCGTCTCGCGACCGACCTTCGGGTGGCGGCGGCGCGCATCGAGGACCCGGACCAGCGGCTGTCCGCGCGGATCGCCGCCTGCCTCGTGACGGCCCGCGCCGGTGACGTGGACGGCGCGCGGCGCGTGGCCACCGAGATCGACGACCGGCTGCACGGATCGTTTCGCGCACGCGCCGCGCTGGCCGCGGAGTTGGCCGGCGCCGGAAACGTCGCGGCGGCCCTCAACCTCGCACGCAGCGCACGCTTCGTGCGGGATCGCGCGAAAGCACTAGCAAGCGTCGCCATCGCCCTCGTCACCACCGCTGCGCCGGGCGCCGGCCGCGGCGCTTCCGCGCCCGCAACCTCGGGCGCCGCGCCCGGAGAAACCGCGGCTGCGGCCTCGGGTGCTGACGGCTGCGGCGGCGGTGTTGCTGGGGAGACCGTGGCGGCCGTGCTCCAGGAGGCGGAGGCCGCGCTTGCCGGACACGCGACGGGCGCGTTCTTGTCCGGTTCGGATGCGGTGGCCGCTGCGCTCCTGGAGACCGGCGACGCCGTCGGGGCTCGCCGTGTCGTGGGCGACGATCCACCGGCCGACGGGTCGTACCTGAGCCGTGAGCGCGTGCGGGTTCTGCTCGCGACGACGTCCGATCTCGACCACGCGGAGAAGGTCATCCGGGCGATGGCCGATCCGCACGCCGGGATCGGTGGGTTCCTCCAACTGATCCGGGCTACTGCGGAGACCGGACAGTACGACCGGGCACGTGCGCTCGCCGACGAGTTGCCCGGCCGGTACCGGACGGTGGGGCTCCTCCAGCTCAGCGTCACTGCCGCCGGATCGGGCGCATACGCGCTGGCGGACCGGGTCGCGCGGGAGATCGACAACGACGACGATCGTGGACGCGCTCTGGCGAGCCTGGCCGAGGCCTACCACCACGCGGGCTACCCGGACCGGGCGGTGGCGCTGCTGGCGGAGGTGATGAGCACCGGTCACTGGGCCGGTCCGGCGCTCGGCGTCCTGCCGGACGTCGCTCCGGCCGCGATCGCGACGCTCTCGACGCTGGTGTGCGACGGCCCGCCCTTCGCGGCCGATCGCCGGCGCGGGGTGCAGACGTGA